In Leptospira fletcheri, the genomic window CAACTACGCCGATCTGAATTGGTTGCTAGGTATATGCCGATGATTCCTCGGATCGAGACTACCTACTAAGCCCAGTCGTTGGTAGGGCGCGATTGTACGGTCGTATTTCTTCGAAGATTCCTTTTGTATTTTGCAATTTATTTTTCTGGTAAGCGCCCACTGTAAAAACATACGCTTTCTACATTTCTTCTTTGCTCATGGAGTTTCAAGAAACGAAAACGGAAAGTGCAATTACGCAAAAGAATCGGAGGAGGAAGGGACGGAAAAAATGCGATAGAGACCGGAAATCAAATTTAGCATCGAGGAAATAATGGGTGGGATTTGAAGGCAATAAAATTAAGGCATTCGAGTTTCGATTCGATCGTTCTTGAATGTCCGGAAGCAAATCGAGCTCCGCTTTCCGGACATCCAGAATCGTAGTGATTCTTATCCCGTTGAAAATTCTTATTGGTTACAAAATGCAGGTGGATTGTTTGCAGGGTTTTTCACTCTCGAATAACAACTGGTACTTCCTTGGGAAGTCAGACCTAAAAGTTGCCATTGAGTGACCGGATATTCGGCAGTGGAAGATCCGCCTTTTTGCCATTCGAATCGATAAATACCTTGGTTTTTCGTTCTTACGATCAACCCTTTCGTAACCGATTGCGATTCTTTGAGGCAGGAAATTACGGAATTATTGTGTATAATCAACCATCCAATAGGGTTCGGACTCGGATCTTGTTCGCAACCCGAATCCAATACCCAATTCCCGTTTAAAAGAGTTTGAGATTCATCTAACGTAGTTTTTTCTCCCTTGCAGCTGAAAATGCAGGCCGAAACCGCCAGGAATAAGATTAGTGTGAATTTTCTCACGTAGTTCTCCTTATTGGAAATAAAATATTTTCATTAAATAGACAGAATATTCAATTATGGTCAAATTATTTTTATGATAATGTGATAAATATTTTCGGCATGGAAGAATTTAAACTAAGCAAAATACGGAGGAGTCCCGAGGAGTCGACGAACCTATTTCATATGCAAAAGGACGAAGCGATTTTGTAATTTTCGGCAGGATGAAGGGTTTCCAAAAATCCGATTGAAATGATCGGTCCGGGAATTTTTTCACCGATATGGAATCGGACTTGTAAGATTTCTTTTCTATCTTAGATATTCGCTTATGCATTAGGAGGATTTATGGCGAATTTTGCGGTTTGGTTCGATATCCCGGTTAAAAACATGGAAAGGGCGATCGAGTTTTATTCGAAAGTATTCGATCTCGAATTAACGATGATGGAAGGGGCGCCTAAGAAATACGCCGTATTTCCATATTCGGACGGTAGTGTTTCCGGAGGTCTCGTCGAAGACGGGGAGAAAGTATCCGATAAAGGCTCGCTTTTGTACCTGAACGGGGGCGAAGATTTGTCCAAGCCCTTAAATCGGGTAAAAGATGCGGGAGGCAGCGTTCTTCAGGAAAAGACTTCGATCGGACCGAACGGCTTTATGGCGGTTATCCTTGATTCCGAAGGAAACCGTGTCGCGATCCATAGCATGAAATAGCTAACTTAGGCTGAAAGAGCGAATTTTTACGTCCTTAGGCAAGATACTTGAGAAGTTTACAGCCTAAGGAACTTCGCATTTTTGAATATTCGGAAAATACAATATCCCGCCGATCCACGAAGTACCCGCGAGGGATGCGCAGGGCTTGTCCAACACGCAGGATTGTTAAATGAATTATGAATAAAATGGGACCTGCGTGTTGGATGAGCGGTTCTCCGCGAACCCGAAGCAGCCCGTCCCGTAGGGCGCGGCCCCAGCATGATTCAATTTTTACTTTACAAAAGCGAGTGATTACTCACTATTTGGGGTATCTTTTTCTCCATTTGAAAATCGCATAGAAATCGGGACGCGAATCTAAATCGTTCTTCGCTCATACAAGAGGTCTTCGTAAATGCATAAAAAAGTTTTAGTTACCGGCGGTAGCGGGTATATAGGGAGCCAGTTGGTTCACCAGTTGTTAACGGAAGGAAACGACATCGTTCATACGACCGTAAGAAATATCGGAAATTTCGCAAAAACGCAGCCGTTAAGGGAATTGCAGGAAAAATTTCCGGATCGTTTGAAAATCTTCGAAGCCGACCTTCTAAAATTGGAGTCTTTCGGCCCCGCGATGAAGGATTGCGAAATCGTATATCATGTCGCTTCCCCTTTTTTGCTTCCGGAAAAGATCGTAGACGGACAGAACCAGATGCTCGTCCCGGCATTGATGGGAACGAAGAACGTATTGGATTCCGTTAACAATACCCCTTCCGTATCCAGGGTCGTTCTTACGTCCACGGTAGGCGCAATATTCGGAGATTATATCGACGTATTCGATATGAAAGATCGGATTTTGTCGGCAGAATATTTCAATACTTCGAGCAATCTAGAGAACCAGCCTTATCATTATTCGAAGGTTCTGGCGGAGAAGCTCGCATGGAATATGTTCGAGGATCAGAAACGTTGGAGCATGGTCGTGATCTGCCCAGGGTTGGTCCTAGGACCCTCACTTACCTCCTCTTCCGATTCGGGAAGTCTTTCTCTTATGGAAGAACTTCTGAAAGGATATTTCTTTTACGGTGCCGCAAATCTAAGTTTCACTATAGTAGATGTCCGCGACCTTGCGATCGCGCATATCAAAGCGGGCGAAAATACGAACGCTAAAGGACGTTTCATATTGGCTCATAAAGAGATGTCCTCTCTCCTGGAGATGGCGAATGCGATTCGAAACGTCCATCGACGTCCGTATTTGCTTCCGAAGTTCCAAGTGCCGAATTGGGCCGCCATGTTGGTCGGTCCCTTCTTCGGATTGAACCGGGACTTTATGAAAAAACATTTTGGAATACGTTTTTTAACGGACAATAAACGAAGTATCGATGAATTGGGAGTTGCCTACAGATCGGTTAAGGAAACGTTCGTCGATCATTATACTAGCTGGATCGATCAAAGAACGAAAAGCTCGGCTTTGAAAGTTTCGAAGAATTAGAGAATTAGGAAAAATTGAATAACGAGGGAACTACCTTCGTTTGCTCACAAAGCGGATCCTTTTAAGTTTATTATTTATTCGGAATCGGCCGGGGAAGAACTTTATCCGGCTCGGATTCCGGACAAACCAAACGGTGAGAGATAATTCGAAAGCGGGTTCATCGGAAAATTCTCCGGCGAATTCCTGGGTTTGATCGAGTCGGTCGCTTTATTTCCGATCGATATCTTTTTTTTGCAGCCTGCGCCTTTCGGCAGCCGTAAATCCGTAATGCATGCCGAAGAAGGCCAGGATCCCCACTAGGAAGCCGAAAACTTGAAAAAGAAACTCCTCCATACAATAAGGATCAAACAGTTCCGTTCGGTTTTTTTTTCAGGAACGATCGGAAACGGAACGAATTTCAGAGAATCTATTTTCGATTAGAGCGAATGTATTTTTATTCTAATTCTTCGGGGCTAAGAAAGATGCTTTGGAACGCCCCGGTCCCGAATTTTCCATTTAGATCTTCACGCAAATCCGACGGTTTTACGTAAGATTCATTCCGATCATTCCCGTACCAACTAACGCAAGAAATGCGTACATTTTCCTTACTTTTCGGTTATATCTTCGTTTCAGGCATAAGATTCATTGATAAATCGTCAGAATTGAAAGGAATCATTCGAACGCTTTGTAGTCGTTTTTGTTACACTCACGCTATCTTTGATTTGTTAAATGAATTGAATTCATCTCCGATTTTTTGTTCGGTCATCAAATTTTATTGACCACTCTATCTAAACGGATTATAAACTCAGAATCTTAAATTCGGAGGATCGAAATGGCTCTTGAAATGATGACACTCGTAAATGCGGGAATCGGAATCGTTCGGACAGGACAGGCGGAGGTGGACAAGACGAAAGCGTCTATGACCAAGAGATTCGAGGAGTTGGTCGCAAAAGGAGCTTCCGACAGCAGCGAATCTTCCGTCCGGCTCAGGGATTTAGCTACAAAGATCGTAGATAGCGTCGTCCAGACGAATACGACCATCGAAAAAAATTGGACGGATATTCGCTCCAAATTTTCCGAATCTTTTAAACGGATCGGCTCAAAGGAAGAAGCCATTCCCCAGCAAAAGATGGAAAAGAAGAAAGCGTAGGTATAAGTCTTCGAAGATGACCAACGCATATATGCCGCTTTCCGCGCGGCATATATCTACTTTCCTTTTTTCGAATATTTTCCTTCAGGATCGCAGGGTTTTTCGTACCCGAGGCGGACATATCTCTCAGATGGGGATCTCGCAGTTTTCCATCAGTTTTTCCTTAATCTGAAAAGAGATGTTCCTGTTGTAATGTATGGAGTCCAGCATTAAGGACGCCGGAGCGGATTCTCCCGGTCCCACATCGAATAAAGGCATCGGATCATAATAACAAGTATGCGTTAACGATTTTAGATACGTCGCTATTTGCGAGTTCGTGTAATCCTTAACAGAATTGATCCCTTGTAGTCTCGTAGGGTGTACACCTACGACTACGATTTTCACGTTCGGCCAACGGTTACGGATTTTCGATACGAGCCTGATCATCGTTTTGACGCTATCGTCGGCGTGTATTCCGTGTAAAAGTCCGTTTCCGTCGGCGCTCGAAATGACGAAGTTTTGCGGATTCGGAGTTTTGATCGAGTTAAGCTGAGTGATCGCGTCACAGGCGGTATTTCCACCCACCGCTACGGAAAACGTAGTTTCAGGGTTTAGAAAATTAGAATATTGACTTGCGATGTCTATCGTAGAATCGATTCCGATGAGG contains:
- a CDS encoding NAD-dependent epimerase/dehydratase family protein, translating into MHKKVLVTGGSGYIGSQLVHQLLTEGNDIVHTTVRNIGNFAKTQPLRELQEKFPDRLKIFEADLLKLESFGPAMKDCEIVYHVASPFLLPEKIVDGQNQMLVPALMGTKNVLDSVNNTPSVSRVVLTSTVGAIFGDYIDVFDMKDRILSAEYFNTSSNLENQPYHYSKVLAEKLAWNMFEDQKRWSMVVICPGLVLGPSLTSSSDSGSLSLMEELLKGYFFYGAANLSFTIVDVRDLAIAHIKAGENTNAKGRFILAHKEMSSLLEMANAIRNVHRRPYLLPKFQVPNWAAMLVGPFFGLNRDFMKKHFGIRFLTDNKRSIDELGVAYRSVKETFVDHYTSWIDQRTKSSALKVSKN
- a CDS encoding SGNH/GDSL hydrolase family protein, producing the protein MSNRRPLEKYTLLILVFFGVFACQNIALQAPIYKSSSANSADNPIQNPALMYLIADQVTLTPDECTSTYIMTNLVWPLPANYGRISSNTRNYQTLIGIDSTIDIASQYSNFLNPETTFSVAVGGNTACDAITQLNSIKTPNPQNFVISSADGNGLLHGIHADDSVKTMIRLVSKIRNRWPNVKIVVVGVHPTRLQGINSVKDYTNSQIATYLKSLTHTCYYDPMPLFDVGPGESAPASLMLDSIHYNRNISFQIKEKLMENCEIPI
- a CDS encoding phasin-related domain-containing protein codes for the protein MALEMMTLVNAGIGIVRTGQAEVDKTKASMTKRFEELVAKGASDSSESSVRLRDLATKIVDSVVQTNTTIEKNWTDIRSKFSESFKRIGSKEEAIPQQKMEKKKA
- a CDS encoding VOC family protein → MANFAVWFDIPVKNMERAIEFYSKVFDLELTMMEGAPKKYAVFPYSDGSVSGGLVEDGEKVSDKGSLLYLNGGEDLSKPLNRVKDAGGSVLQEKTSIGPNGFMAVILDSEGNRVAIHSMK